The Peribacillus simplex genome contains the following window.
GCTTTCCGCCTTCTTGATCGGCCACCTTTTCTATATTTCCGCTTTCTTTAAACTATGGAGCTTTTCATGGCTTCGATTCGCAACGATTTTCCCAATTTGTGTTTACTCCACTTGGATTGGTCGTGAAATTGTACTTTCTTTAATTGAAAAAGGTGAAAATAGCCTCATCATCCCTGTAATCTGTTATGTAACGGTCATCTCCCTCATGGGCTGGGCGGCATTTATGACCGGAAATGCCGCGGCAATCATTGGCGGGGTCCTGTTCGTGATCTCGGACTCCATTTTATCCTGGAACAAATTTATCGATGATGTTGCCATTTCTGGTCCGTTGATCATGCTCACCTACTATGCAGCTCAGTTTTTCATGGCTTA
Protein-coding sequences here:
- a CDS encoding lysoplasmalogenase, whose translation is MLMKCLPAAILFTGLLYIYLIPEEPLSIKIIFKIVPMLLILLYAGATGRRQDRYKSLILLGLFCCMLGDGLLIWFVIGLSAFLIGHLFYISAFFKLWSFSWLRFATIFPICVYSTWIGREIVLSLIEKGENSLIIPVICYVTVISLMGWAAFMTGNAAAIIGGVLFVISDSILSWNKFIDDVAISGPLIMLTYYAAQFFMAYSIRMKPSFHLSKGLPIQ